Part of the Paeniglutamicibacter sulfureus genome, ACTACACCGACCAGCTGGAAGGATACCTGCAGCATGGCTCGGTCTTCGGCAGCGCGGGCGAAGGCCGGCTCAACGGCGCCAGCCGGGCCGATCTGGCACAGGCCGCCGCGGCGGTGCTTCTCGCGGACGACCAGGCGGGCATGGTCTACGAGCTGGGCGGCGAAGAATCCTTCACCCTTGAGGATCTGGCCCGCGAGGTCAGCACCGCCACGGGCCAGACAGTGACCTACCAGGACCTGCCGGAGGAGGATTTCTCGCGCTTGCTCGTGGGCGCCGGGGTGCCCGAGTCCTTCGCGAGGATCCTCGCCGACAGCGACAGCGGCATCGCCCGCGGCGAGCTGCTCGTCGAGGGCAACGCCCTGAGCTCCCTGATCGGCAGGCCCGCCACGACGTTGGCCCAGGCTGTTCGCTCCGCCGCCGGCGAATTGGCCACCCAACAGGCCTAACCGCCGGGGGGCAGTGGTCCGAGGCGAGCGGCCGGCAGAGGTATCCGCCACGGAACGCCCTGCCGCCCGTTCATGGACTTGTCCGTCTTTCGGTTCGTTCGGCGGCGCGACCGGGCGGCATCTTCCGAGTTCGCGTCGGTGCACCGCGGTCGTGTCTGCACCGTCCCCGCCCCGGGGCTTCTAGACTGGGGCCATGCGCATAGCCGTCCTCGATGACTACCAAGACGTTGCCTCTTCCCTCGCCGACTGGGATTCTCTTCCCGGCGAGGTCGTTTTCTTCACCGCGTTCCTGGGGCACGACGATTCCGCGGTCGCCGCCGCGCTGCGGGACTTCGACGTCATCGTGGCCATGCGCGAACGCACCCCCTTCACCGCGGAGCGGCTGCGCCGGCTGCCGTCGTTGCGGCTGCTGGTCACCACGGGCATGCGCAATGCGTCGATCGACCTGGACGCGGCGAGCGACTTGGGCATCACCGTGTGCGGCACCGCCGGCAGCCCCGCGGCCGCTACCGAACACACCTGGGCGCTGATCATGGCGGCGGCCCGCCGCCTGGATGTCGAGTTGTTCTCCGCCGCACGCCCGGCGGCACCCGACCAACCGTGGCAGCAGACCCTGGGCACCGAGCTGTCGGGAAAGACCCTCGGGGTCTACGGCCTGGGCAAGCTGGGAAGCCAGGTCGCCCGCATCGGCCAGGCTTTCGGAATGCGGGTCATCGCGCACAGCCAAAACCTCACCGCCGAACGCGCCGCGGAGGTCGGGGTCGAGCTGGTCGGCGAGGATGAGCTCTTTGCGCGCAGCGACGTGCTCACCATCCACCTCAAGCTCTCCGAGCGTTCCACCGGCGTGGTGGGAGCGCGGCAGCTGGCGCTGATGAAGCACGGCTCGATCCTGGTCAACACCTCGCGCAGCGCCATCATCGACGAGGATGCCCTGGTGGCTGCATTGGAATTCGGCGCCCCGGCGCTGGCCGCCATCGACGTATTCGACATCGAGCCCCTGCCCGCCAACCACCGCCTGGCCCATACCCCCGGGGTGATCGCCACCCCGCATCTGGGCTACGTGACCGAGGACCAGTTCAGGATCTTTTACACCGGCGCGGTCAAGGACATTGCCGCGTGGGCGGCGGGGACGCCGGTCAACCTGCTGGGCTGAGCCCGGGCGGTGCCCCGGGAATCCTCAGGACTCCAGCACCTCGGCGCCCAGCAGGGCCTCCTGGACGGCGGCCGTGCGGTTCCGCAGCGCCTGCGCCACCGCGGCGACCGCGGGCTGGCGCAGCGAGTCCGGGCGCAGCACCATCCAGTACGGCAGCCGTTCGGCGAAGTCCCCGGGCAACAGCCGCACCAGATCCGGGTGGCGGTCGGCCATGTAGCAGGGCAGGAAGCCGATCCCGGCCCCGGCACG contains:
- a CDS encoding SDR family oxidoreductase; amino-acid sequence: MTILVTGATGKLGRLVVEALLERSVPAEQIVAGGRNLSRLADLAQLGVQVRAMDYSDPASLREAFTGVEKLLLVSGSEPGPRVAQHLDVIETAKEAGVQLLAYTSIPNADTTTMALAEDHQATERALRDSGIPYVLLRNGWYLENYTDQLEGYLQHGSVFGSAGEGRLNGASRADLAQAAAAVLLADDQAGMVYELGGEESFTLEDLAREVSTATGQTVTYQDLPEEDFSRLLVGAGVPESFARILADSDSGIARGELLVEGNALSSLIGRPATTLAQAVRSAAGELATQQA
- a CDS encoding D-2-hydroxyacid dehydrogenase family protein, which codes for MRIAVLDDYQDVASSLADWDSLPGEVVFFTAFLGHDDSAVAAALRDFDVIVAMRERTPFTAERLRRLPSLRLLVTTGMRNASIDLDAASDLGITVCGTAGSPAAATEHTWALIMAAARRLDVELFSAARPAAPDQPWQQTLGTELSGKTLGVYGLGKLGSQVARIGQAFGMRVIAHSQNLTAERAAEVGVELVGEDELFARSDVLTIHLKLSERSTGVVGARQLALMKHGSILVNTSRSAIIDEDALVAALEFGAPALAAIDVFDIEPLPANHRLAHTPGVIATPHLGYVTEDQFRIFYTGAVKDIAAWAAGTPVNLLG